TGACAGTACAATAATATGAAATAGCCCAATAATTGTATCCAGTTAGGTATATTTCTTATAACAGTAGCCGTTACCCAATAATCCTCTAATATTATACGCTTTGTTCAGAATATCAAAACGTTACAATTCATTTCATGAAAGCATGTACACATAAATATACTTTAACTTGTAGTTGATTGAAACAGGTCTAATATTCATCATTGTTTTGCAAGGAACGAATATGAAATAACTATTCTTATATTATCTGACTTAGTTGCATGTAAAGTATTGTATTAACTTTCGTTTTTGCGTTGATTGCTTTTTTTGACAGTTGGACAATTCTGAAAGGGAAAGTTAAACAAACGATAAACCATTTTCTAAACAGACAATGTCATGAGAAGGTCTTATTCAGTTTTGCTTATCCTCAGTTTGCATTCAACCCAATTTTAATTGAATTGAACTGACACATATATAATGGGCATTCATATCCAtggattgttattattatttttactgcCTATGGTGTAACATACTTCTACTTCACAACTAATAGCACACTGGACAATATGTGTTGTAATAATACATGCAAGTGGCGCGTACCGAGCTATATTCGTTATTTTTTGAAATGATACCTTACTGTGGGTCACTGTCCAAAATAAACGAAGATGAGACgatgaaaacagaaaataaaaagggccccatcccccaccccgcCTACCCATCCCCACGTCCATAATAACTATAAAGTAAGTTACTACTCATATTCTGaattattacatattttatgGAGAAGAACGTTGCGACTTGCGTAATGGTCACTCATTGAATCCCAACATTTCTTGTGTCATGCATATATCTGCGTGCCAAAGTGCAACTTCTAGGTATCAtgattgttgtttttctttgacaTAATAATCTTACTGTATAAACCGTACCCATCAACACGCTCTATTCAGAACTGCTCTCCTTGAGTGTAGCATACATTATAGTGTTAGAAGCAGAATGATGACAACATGAACTAACATTCTTAGTTGCAGTCACACTTTCCCTTTGCAAAGAACTAGGACCCTGAAGCTGTTCGAAAAGTCGTTTAGCATTTAGAAATGTCGAATTAACATTATCACTATCTGTGGAGTGAATATCATTGATTCCCCTACGAGCTGTCGTGTCCCTTTCAATATGTTCTTCCCCTTCTTTATTTAGAAAAACTGTGTTCTTTTTTCGACATTTAAGAGAGTCTGTTTCATAGTTGAGTTTATCTTGCGTTAGGCAATCTGTCACACCTGGTATTTGATGCGCTCTACATACCTCAATATCAACGACAGCGTAAGGCTCTATGAGTTCATGGAAGTATGTTGAACTATTTTCGCAGTTCTCGTcttcttcaatattttgaaGTTCATCAACCTCTTCATGATCCTGAGAAGATGGAGAACTAGatgatttcaatatttcttttactGATTGGTCAAAGAATTGACATGAAGCTCCTCTACATGTCTTGTATGTCGCCACAGCAGGTTCAACTTCAAGATTGCTATCTTCAATTACAATATAAGTTGAAGGTTGATCCATATCGACAGGAGCAGATATTTTGAAGGATCCTACGTGATAAGAATGTCTAACACAGCATCTATTCCTTTCCATTGTAATTTCATCTTCATTTTCTACATTAGAGGCGTCACAGTTATTTATTCCGCTACTTGTGCGTGACAAATACGAATCCAGTGGACACTCCCGTGCTCGTCGCCACCATCGTGTTATGCTCCTTAAAACACCTGGGCGGCATCTGtgaataataatatgaaaaaaaacatgaaacaaggCAAGAACAATAAAGAACCCTCAAACTAAAACAGTACATATATCTTTGAAAATAGCCCCTCGTCTTCCACATCCTATCTCCCTCGGGCCAATATTTAATCTGTACCAACACAATGACAGTTGTAAGTAACGCCGTAGTTCTTCTTAACAATGTTTCGCTTTGCAGCATAGGCATTGGTAATACAGGAATAATGATCAAGACAGGGGTTATTCACATGATCGGCTGTTTTGGTAAATCCTCCCTATattcacagtttttttttttggtaagttTTTTCATTATGTAATTTTCCCAATGTTGGGGTTTgcttgtacaaaaaaaaaactgcataatGATTATGGAGTTTCCTAGAGTTGTCCAGTCCCCAAACTATGGCGTCGAGCTAAAGCGTATGACAAACGTTTGGCATAGACCATTCTATACTTACTTGGAAATGAAATAGACCGAGCCAATAACCGACATG
This window of the Apostichopus japonicus isolate 1M-3 chromosome 9, ASM3797524v1, whole genome shotgun sequence genome carries:
- the LOC139973123 gene encoding uncharacterized protein isoform X2, coding for MCFSSTEVFIIVILCETMLCFADRDYVGCFSGNFDEKFEIRLYQSDLSHSNCSRFCAVGSYTHFGLENGTYCHCRNGDDGLYEKLTNVSDKECNTFCAGAVKCGGEQALAVYQGNECLCEDVLPSKDVHKTSCFENGVFCSGAEKCGGSGRIAIWKQKAAKRKNGFGGIYFLISSTSFILGCMSVIGSVYFISKCRPGVLRSITRWWRRARECPLDSYLSRTSSGINNCDASNVENEDEITMERNRCCVRHSYHVGSFKISAPVDMDQPSTYIVIEDSNLEVEPAVATYKTCRGASCQFFDQSVKEILKSSSSPSSQDHEEVDELQNIEEDENCENSSTYFHELIEPYAVVDIEVCRAHQIPGVTDCLTQDKLNYETDSLKCRKKNTVFLNKEGEEHIERDTTARRGINDIHSTDSDNVNSTFLNAKRLFEQLQGPSSLQRESVTATKNVSSCCHHSASNTIMYATLKESSSE
- the LOC139973123 gene encoding uncharacterized protein isoform X1, translated to MCFSSTEVFIIVILCETMLCFADRDYVGCFSGNFDEKFEIRLYQSDLSHSNCSRFCAVGSYTHFGLENGTYCHCRNGDDGLYEKLTNVSDKECNTFCAGAVKCGGEQALAVYQDDQYQGCFHHSSKDSSEIFHFGGKFPDLTLELCQRKCMSHSFNGLIGGNECLCEDVLPSKDVHKTSCFENGVFCSGAEKCGGSGRIAIWKQKAAKRKNGFGGIYFLISSTSFILGCMSVIGSVYFISKCRPGVLRSITRWWRRARECPLDSYLSRTSSGINNCDASNVENEDEITMERNRCCVRHSYHVGSFKISAPVDMDQPSTYIVIEDSNLEVEPAVATYKTCRGASCQFFDQSVKEILKSSSSPSSQDHEEVDELQNIEEDENCENSSTYFHELIEPYAVVDIEVCRAHQIPGVTDCLTQDKLNYETDSLKCRKKNTVFLNKEGEEHIERDTTARRGINDIHSTDSDNVNSTFLNAKRLFEQLQGPSSLQRESVTATKNVSSCCHHSASNTIMYATLKESSSE